GGGTACGTCCTGCGCACGACTGGTTGTGTAGTCGAAGAGGACCACCGGCCTGTCTGGCGGGCCGCCGGTTTGCACCCACATCCAGGATTGGCTGCTCGGGTCGCGCCCCGGTTCTTTGAGCACCTGCACCCGGGTTTCGTCGCAGTGCAACACCGGATAATCCAGCAGCGTGTCGCGCATCAAGTTGAGCAAGGGTTGCAGATAGTCACCGCATTGGATCACCCAGCGAGCCAGGGTCTGGCGCGGGATCTCGACGCCGTGGCGGCTGAGCATCTTCTCGAAGCGGTACAGCGGGATGCCGTCGGCGTATTTGGTGGTCAGCAGCATCGCCAGCACACTGGGGCTGGCCAGGCTCTTCTCGATCAGTTGGGCCGGCTTGTCGGCAGTGATCGGCGCCGCTTCGCAGGCCTTGCAGGCGTAGGTCTTGCGGATATGGCGGATGACCCGCACCTGCATCGGGATGATCTCCAGCTGCTCGCTGGTCTCCTCGCCGATGACTTGTTTGCAGGCGCCACAGGCGCAAGTCAGCTCGTGCTCGGGCAGGTCGTGGATGACCTCGACACGCGGCAGGTTGGCCGGCAACGGCTTGCGCTTGCCACGGCGCTTGACCGGCGCAACGATTTCTTCGGCTTCGGCTTCGGCTTCGGCTTCGGCTTCGGCTTCGGCTTCGCTTGGCGCGGCGGACAGCGCTTCGATCAGCTCTTCGGCCTCGTTGAACATGGCCAACTGCGGCGAGTCGGTATCTTCAGGGCTGCGCTCGGACTTGGGCGAGAACAACTTGTGGCGCAGCAGGGCGACCTGTTCCTGAAGTTGTTCTATGCGAGCATCTTTCGCAGCCGCCTGTTCACTGGCCAGCAGCAGTAAATGCTTGAGCAGGATTGGGTCGTCAGGAAGGGGGGCGGGCACGGCGATCATGGCCGTGGATTATACCGGCTCAGGTCACGAAACGCGGCGTCAGTATCTGGTGCGGACGGTTGCGCCACAGGTCGATGCCGTCGAGCAGCCAGTTCAACTCATCGACCGTCAGCTCGATGGCCTCGTCGCCGGCATCGGGCTTGGTCTTGAAGCGTTCGGCTTCCAAACGCTTGAGCCACAGGCAGAAGCCATTGCGCTCCCAGTAGAGGATCTTGACCTGACTGCGGGTGCGGTTGAGGAACACGAACAGCACGGGGTTGAACACTTCCACCTTGATGTCCAGCTCGACCAGAGCGGCCAGGCCGTTGATGGATTTGCGGAAATCGACGGGCTTTGGGTAGAGATAGACCTTCTGCACCTTGGCGTCGGGACGCATCATGACGGAGCTCCACGGGAAAAAATGGGGAGCCCAGCATCCGGGAACGGACAGGTCAGTTGAAGGTGGGGTTTATGGAGCGGTTACAGAACAACTTGTGGTGCAGCAGGGCGTTCTCTTCCTGCAATTGCAGAATCAGAGCCTTGAGCAGGACAAGATCAGCCGAGGCTTTTGAATTTGGCTCCGCGATCTGGACTCGACAGCGCAGCTGAACGCGCTTCAGCGCGGCCCCGGAGGGGCAAACGAAGCGAATAGCCTGGGACGTTGTCCCTGGTGAGAGTCTGCAGGCAATAAAAAAACCAGCGGTTAGGCTGGGCTCTTGAATTTGGCTCCGCGACCTGGACTCGACAGCGCAGCTGAGCGCGCTTCAGCGCGGCCCCGAAGGGGTGAGCGAAGCGAATAACCTGGGACGTGGTCCCTGGTGAGAGTCCGCAGGTAATAAAAAACCCAGCACTAGGCTGGGTTCTTGAATTTGGCTCCGCGACCTGGACTCGAACCAGGGACCCAATGATTAACAGTCATTTGCTCTACCGACTGAGCTATCGCGGAACAACGTTGCGTATGTTACTGATTAAAAAGGGGAAGTCAACACTTTGCGGTGACTTCTATCTGGCCACGACGCGTTTGGTTTGGTGGGCGAGGCTTTGGCCGCGACAGCGCTGGTAGAGCCCATGCGCAATACCGCTGTCCGGGTATTGGTGTAATTACATGGACTCGCCCACGCCGAGGCGTCAATGCGCCACGGTGGCAGTCTAAGAAGCCAACGGCAGCGAGGGCGAGTCCATGAAAAAGCATACAGCAACTAATCAATCCCAGGCCTTAAACGATCTATCGGCCTGCACGACAGTGGCAGTCGATCTTGCCAAGCGGGTCTTTCAGGTGGCGGGAGAAGACGTTCTTGGTCAGGTGCGTTACGAGGCGCGGATCAAGTCGCGTGAGGCGTTCTACGAGTTTCTGTGCAAGTTGCCGCCGAGTGTCGTCGTGCTGGTTGAAACTGGCCCAGGTGCTCAGGCGTGGGCACGGCAGCTACAGGGGCAAGGCAACCTGGCGCGGATTCTTCCGGCTCGTCTCGTCGAGGGTCACCGCAGCGGTGCGAAGAATGATCGTAACGATGCCCTGTCGATCTTGCGCGCCGGTCGCGATAGCAAGATTTCAGCCGTGCCCATCAAAAGCGCTGCCTCGCTGGCCATGCAGGCGCTGCATCGCGCTCGGCAGGGTTATGTGCGTCGGCGTACGGCGATGAGTAATCAGATGCGCGGTTTGCTGCTGGAGCACGGCGTGGCTCTGGCGCAAGGCGATGCGGCTATCAGCCACGTGATACCGAGGGTGCTGGAAGATGCAACGCAGCCACTGCCGGAGATACTGCGGGAGTTGATCGACGAATTGCTGGGTGAATGGCGGCAATTGGGCGAACGCATCAACGTCTTGAGCGGGCGCTTGGAAGCTGCTGCGAACGCGGACAAGACCGCGAAACGACTGATGACGGTGCGCGGAGTCGGCCCGATCATCGCCACCGCGCTGCTGGCCAAGCAAACCGAACCTGAACGTTTCGCCAATGCCCGCTTATATGCGGCTTACTTCGGCATGGTGCCTGATCAGCACAGCAGCGGAGAAAAGATCCGCCTGGGCAAGATGAGCAAGCGAGGCGATGGCTACATGCGCAGCCTGATGATCCAGGGCGCGCATCCGGTCCTCCGACAACTACGGCCTGATTCGCAGCAACCGGATGATCGCCGCTTGCTGGGCTGGCTGAGTCGCCTGGGGCGCAAAGAGGCGGCGGTGAGGTTAGCCAACCGCAACCTACGGATCGCCTGGGTGCTGCTACAGAATGAACAGACTTATCAACGCCAGCCAGTTAATGACAGGCAGGCGGAAATGAGTCACTGATCCACCGAGTTCTGCCACCGGGGCGCGAAGTCGCTCCAACCTCTGCTAGAAAACATTGACCCCAGGTAAGACCGTTGCGGATTGATGCCTTGGCTCCTACTGGCCTTCGAGGTCTGAATGTAATAGGCATACCGCAAGCTCACACAATGTTGGCCAGAAGCTGATGACAGCTTCCTCGAATAGGCCTGATACATAGATGCAGCCGGGTAGCAGTGTTGAAAAGCAGGTTTGACAGTGGGGGCGAGTCCATACATAGGAGCCCCGCCCCGGGGCGAAGCGTTTGGTTGTGCGGTGTTCTTGTGATCCGCCGCGAGGCGCGGCTCCTACAGGGGGAGGCGGTGCCTGTGGTGCTTGCGTAGGAGCCCCGCCCCGGGGCGAAGCTTTTGGTTTGCGGTGTTCTTGCGATTCGCCGCGAGGCGCTGCTCCTACAGGGGGAGGTGGTGCCTGTGGTGCTTGCGTAGGAGCCCCGCCCCGGGGCGAAGCGTTTGGTTGTGCGGTGCTCTACCGAATGATTCGCGGCGGGGCGCCGCTCCACAGTTATTTGATGCATACAAAAACGCCGGCTTATGGGCCGGCGTTCTTGTTTATTGCAGAGGCTTACAGCACGGCGTGGATCGCGCGGGTGACGCTGTCCAGGTTGCCCTTGTTCAGCGCAGCGACGCAGATGC
This region of Pseudomonas wenzhouensis genomic DNA includes:
- the tnpB gene encoding IS66 family insertion sequence element accessory protein TnpB (TnpB, as the term is used for proteins encoded by IS66 family insertion elements, is considered an accessory protein, since TnpC, encoded by a neighboring gene, is a DDE family transposase.) → MMRPDAKVQKVYLYPKPVDFRKSINGLAALVELDIKVEVFNPVLFVFLNRTRSQVKILYWERNGFCLWLKRLEAERFKTKPDAGDEAIELTVDELNWLLDGIDLWRNRPHQILTPRFVT
- the tnpC gene encoding IS66 family transposase produces the protein MIAVPAPLPDDPILLKHLLLLASEQAAAKDARIEQLQEQVALLRHKLFSPKSERSPEDTDSPQLAMFNEAEELIEALSAAPSEAEAEAEAEAEAEAEEIVAPVKRRGKRKPLPANLPRVEVIHDLPEHELTCACGACKQVIGEETSEQLEIIPMQVRVIRHIRKTYACKACEAAPITADKPAQLIEKSLASPSVLAMLLTTKYADGIPLYRFEKMLSRHGVEIPRQTLARWVIQCGDYLQPLLNLMRDTLLDYPVLHCDETRVQVLKEPGRDPSSQSWMWVQTGGPPDRPVVLFDYTTSRAQDVPLRLLTGYCGYLMTDDYSGYNAVAAQAGIERLACWAHARRKFIEAQKVQPKGKTGRADMALNLINKLYGIERELKDASDAERLSARQQRSQPVLDQLKAWLDKAQPQVAGQTSLGKAVNYLANNWSRLERYIEGGNLPIDNNRAENAIRPFVIGRKNWLFSDTPKGATASAQIYSLIETAKANGQEPYAYLRHILERLPQVNSVEGYEALLPWNCSPAPAAS
- a CDS encoding IS110 family transposase, which encodes MKKHTATNQSQALNDLSACTTVAVDLAKRVFQVAGEDVLGQVRYEARIKSREAFYEFLCKLPPSVVVLVETGPGAQAWARQLQGQGNLARILPARLVEGHRSGAKNDRNDALSILRAGRDSKISAVPIKSAASLAMQALHRARQGYVRRRTAMSNQMRGLLLEHGVALAQGDAAISHVIPRVLEDATQPLPEILRELIDELLGEWRQLGERINVLSGRLEAAANADKTAKRLMTVRGVGPIIATALLAKQTEPERFANARLYAAYFGMVPDQHSSGEKIRLGKMSKRGDGYMRSLMIQGAHPVLRQLRPDSQQPDDRRLLGWLSRLGRKEAAVRLANRNLRIAWVLLQNEQTYQRQPVNDRQAEMSH